From the genome of Triticum aestivum cultivar Chinese Spring chromosome 1A, IWGSC CS RefSeq v2.1, whole genome shotgun sequence:
CGCCTCGGTTCCCCACAGGGGATCAATGCCAAGACTGTcaccggtcagccttccattgaatTCTAACAGGCGATGCGGCGAcgccccctcccgccacgcgtacacacggcgccCAGCTATAAAAGCAATGCCTAGCCTTCCCCTCTGGCCACACCCCGCTGTGCTCTGCCTCCCTCTTCCCGTGCGCACCTGCCGCCGACgatcctcccctctctccccaagCCGAGCGTCGACGATGGGCGAGCGATATTCCCCGGCGATGCGGCGGctgccaacggcttcggccgccgctcgctgcaTGCGTGGGAGGCGTACCTCCTCTttgaggcgaacatcccggcgccgcccgaCATGGGCGCAGGGTCGGACTGATGGAGGCTCAGCGTCGGTGGCGTCCCCATTCCCCCGGTGCCCAACGTCAACGCGCGCACGGACTACTTCGCCGACGGGGTCGACCGCGTGCGGGCGTCGCTAACGGAGGAGCAGCGCGCCCTATCGTAGTACGTCGCCGACAACCACGCGACGTGGGTGGCGTACTTCCAGCACCGGCAGGAGCGGCGACTGgcctccaccaacggggcgccggtggtgggggCGTCAAGAACAATGAGgggcgccgcctgtggtggggcgcaCCCGGCTGCATGCTGCACGAGGTTCTccagcacctcgagggcggcaacatgCCGCTGCTGACATACCCTACCGTGGCCGCCGCCCCAGTCCCCCGCCGGAGCACCGGGCAATGGATGCCCatgaggttcggctcctcctcctcctcgtcctcccactcctcccgctcctcttcccactcctccggctcgCCGACGGTGttcagcgtcaaggccgagcccgcagcggagacgccgctcggccggtgcACCCGtagcgccggcatcatcatcaacgagggcggcgggCGCGGCTCCTCCCCGCTACGTCAAACTGAAGACAGGGCCGGGGCTCGCCGGCGGCgtcaaggaggagctcgacgacGCGGCGACCTTGAAGTGGGCGCGTAAAGACTGGGCGCAGACGGAGCTGTAGCGCCAGCGCCGCGCCTACGAGCAGTTCACCGCTCGGCACCGTggccgcgacgagggaggcgtcgtcgtcctcgacgacagcgttgatgacgcgccgccgccaccagtccgccagggcgacgccgggcaggggtccagcagggcgGCCGCGTAAGGGGGAGAAGGTCGACGAGGACGACAGCGAGGATGGCGGTGATGTCGGCGACTTCGCCCCACTCAGCGCGTTCTTCGACCCGTAGTAGTAGTTTCGGTCGTTTTTTTAAACTTTGTTATGTAATGTCATATTCGCCGAACTTTAGCCGAATATTTGTCCAGCTTGCCAAACTTTAGTCGAATTCCTTTTTTTATTATAAAAAATCGCCTTCTGGGGACGATCCTGGGGCCGGCGGCTAGGAACTCAAAAGCCCCCACGCCGAGttttagcgccggctcgcccccaggcggcgattttacgcgCCCCCTGAGGGGGCAACGGCTAGAGACGCTCTAAGCAAATGATACCAGGAACTAGTTGACATTGATTCTTTCCGGTGCATGGAGTCAAACAAAAACGCTCATAGAGGAATCTATGAATTATATTGTAAATTTTCTTATCAGGCACCAGGAACTAGTTGACATTGATTAATTCCAGTGCATGGAGTCAAACAAAAACGCTCACAGAGGAACCTATGAATTATATTGTAAATTTTTTATAGACGATGTAACCATTATCACTAATAAATAAAGAGGTTGTTTTATTTCAAAAAAGAACACTCATCGAGACAAACTAAATGTACCAGCATAAGCTAGTATGAGAAAAATACACAAGAAAATACTAAATTAAATCTAATAGCTTGCCCTCGTTACTTGAGTCAAATATATATCCCTCAAATTTTCCACATTACTTACATAGTCAAATACAGTATATCTTAACTTGCGTACATTGCATACTAGTCAAGACAAATTTAACCAAGATACCAACATCCAACTACCACTTGACATAAACCAATAACAATCATACAACAACTGAACTCAGACATCATTTGTAAGTTTGTGGAAATGAGGTAGGTTCTGGACAAGAGACCATGCGACGGTGACTTCAAACTTACAACGGCGAACTTCAAGCATACGCATGCTCCTGGAGGCTTTCTTGGCTCTGAATGCTTCTGAATCTCTCTCAACAGTTTGATCCTCCAAGCTACTTGCCATGACGGAGACTATCAACTCTCCATTAGCTTCAACAGATACAACATTTTGTGAAAGCTGTATGATGCCATCAGCTGCAAGAGGCAACTTATCTCCGAACGCAAGCAACTCAATTTTCTTGGCATCAATACTGGCCGTATTGGCAGAAATTAGACCTTGAAAACCTTCTGGCCATTCTCCACCAACAACTCTCACACTGATGGTGGCCTCCACTGAATTAACAATATCACCCAGCATCAATGCCACTGTGCTAAGCTTGCTGGTGCTGACACGTTTAATCGCATATGATTCACTAGAACCAGAATCATGATAATGAAAAACTAGATTACTCAATTCTCTATCCTCTGATTCAGTTCTGCCCTTAACTCGCAAGTTAACCTTAAAGGACGCAGGATCCACAACAACAACAGCGCGGGTAGGACCTGTCAGTCTCAGACATGGATTCTGCATGCAAAATTTAAAGCGTAAGTTATGTATCATTTATCTCGAGTAATGACTGGAGCAAATATAACCAATCTATGCTGATTTCAAGAAAGAATGCATCCATTGGCAAGTAATCCATTTATTACACTAAACTTAATAGTAATAAGTACTTGAATTAAATATATGTTGGTAGAAAGCACAGGAAAGGCAGAATTTTCCAGAGGTGAGCCCATGAATTTGAATTGGGTCCGCAAGCATTTGAAATGTCAAAACTCTTGCATTATAAACAAATAATATGTAGATTGAAGCAAAAGAAGAGGCGAACATTGAACATCACAACTGAAGCATACACTTCAAAACTATGTACAGTATGGAAACGCTTTAGAGGCAAACAAAAAGGGGTATTTCTGAGGTGTGCATATATACTCTAAAACTTATTATCTAAGAGATCAGATTGCAAACAACactagacactagtagaaaacagggctttggtccagaccgggtcagcccattagtcccggttcagtccagaaccgggaccaatgggggcattggtcccgattcgtgagcccagggggccggccgggccacgtgggccattggtcccggttcatctggaccttttggtcccggttggtgggatgaaccgggaccaatgggcctcgctcctggcccacaaccattggtcccggttcgtgcctcaaacccggactaaagattagacctttagtctcgTTTTGaggcacgaactgggactaaagcacgaaccgggactaatggggttgagacctttagtcccggttcgtgccacgaaccggtactaaaggtcccattttcaaactctaccccccccctccccccgtggatcgccttttcagttttaaaaaaaataaaagaaaatgatggaaatgtcaaaaaaataaaagaaaataagtttcccatgtgatatgtggtctagttgttgggaaaatttacaaatgtgaattttgactttatttgcaaaatctctctgaaatttgtaaaaatgggcataacttttgcatactaactcggatgaaaaagttttttatatgaaaaatcatctactcgaaaagttacatccgaatttaactgggggaccctgttaaacattttcaaaatcctcaaaaacctaatagaaaaaaagttacggggcttttaagatctagagtgaaaaaaatcgaaaaaaattcaaacagtgggcaaactgtggtcaaacaatggtcaaactaattattctagaatattagtgttactaaataattatttctgttatttcaattttggtcaaatctggtcaaactgtggtcaaacaatggtcaaactaattattcaagaaatattagtgttactaaataattattgttttttaaaacaatagtttcaaaataaaactatgaaatgtgtcacttcatgctcaagcaaaattcctgaaggttaataggattgacatcttagtattgtcaggaaaataacaagtgtagacttggagcgagggagaatagaactcggaagttaagcgtgctcaggctgggggagtgggaggatgggtgaccgttcgggaagttagatgatttgaaatgatgaggggtgattagaggataaattgagaagtgatgagggatggtgattacagactagaggttaaaataattcagaaatttgaaaattcaaaaaaatacaaaaaaatcataaaatttcctttagtcctggttggtgttaccaaccgggactaaaggtggagctccacgtggccgcgccctttagtcccggttctggattgaaccgggactaaaggaataGGCATTAATAccgatcctttagtcccggttccagaaccggatttttctactagtgagaggaTTTTCAAGCAGAATTTCACATGGGAGCACAAGAAATTATCGAGTACATTGAAAATGAAGTACTGGCCTCAAACAAACTGGTCAAGAGAGGGTAAAAGTTGCACGCGCTATTCCATAGGATTCGACTATACCTGGAAATAATCTACACTAATGTTGGCATACTTTTATTTAGAACTCAGAACATTTTGCAGACAAATCCCACTTACATTTGCAGATTTATTCATACTTCATGGATTGATAATTTGGTATATATTTTCCCATAACAACTGGAAGAGAAAGTAATTATTTTCTCATTTTACTTCATGTTTTAAATCTCTAATTTAACCATACATATATATGTCCCAGTATATAAATAACATTATGGAGGTAACAATAATATGGCACGTGAGCAACGAGACTACGAACCCTCGTGTCAATGGTTTGGCAGTTATCCCTGGAGCGGTTGAAGATGATGTTGCGATTCTGATCAAATGAGTCGCGTGCGGCAATGATACCATACACATCGAGAGGCCAGTCCAATCCACCTGTGATGGCTCCAACCCTGACCGAAAAGACCTGCAGAGTACGCACCGGGTAGGCTGTACCGCGTCCACGCGGAGGCTTGTcgtccgtgcaacacatgggctgGGTGGGTGCTGCAGATCAATGTGAACCAATCAAAACGCTTATTAGCGGCGATCATTATTCCTAGAGCGATtgacgaggagggagaaggggattcgggTCTGCTTACAGGGACCGAAGGAGTCGACCCGCAGAGATTCGCCGGATTCCCGGTGCCTCCTGGCATCGACGGCCTCCCAATAGTCGGTGGGGTCGAGCGCCTGCAGCTTCATGGCCTCCATGTTTTCCTCGACCCACTGGTTCGAGACCTCGATTGCCTTGGGGTCTCCCGTGGCGATCCACTTGATGACGGCGTCCAGCTCCCCCTTCCGGTCCTGGTTCCTGTGCGCCTCCTCGCCTTTGGC
Proteins encoded in this window:
- the LOC123189419 gene encoding uncharacterized protein, which encodes MTEEDVAAAAVYRAKGEEAHRNQDRKGELDAVIKWIATGDPKAIEVSNQWVEENMEAMKLQALDPTDYWEAVDARRHRESGESLRVDSFGPSPTQPMCCTDDKPPRGRGTAYPVRTLQVFSVRVGAITGGLDWPLDVYGIIAARDSFDQNRNIIFNRSRDNCQTIDTRNPCLRLTGPTRAVVVVDPASFKVNLRVKGRTESEDRELSNLVFHYHDSGSSESYAIKRVSTSKLSTVALMLGDIVNSVEATISVRVVGGEWPEGFQGLISANTASIDAKKIELLAFGDKLPLAADGIIQLSQNVVSVEANGELIVSVMASSLEDQTVERDSEAFRAKKASRSMRMLEVRRCKFEVTVAWSLVQNLPHFHKLTNDV